Within the Montipora foliosa isolate CH-2021 chromosome 11, ASM3666993v2, whole genome shotgun sequence genome, the region tacctaattagcaaggcctaatcggactAACAATGGTTCTTCTGTCCTCCGCAATTTTAGTCCGGtttatgaaagtctaccccaaaacaCGTATTGTTTGCGATTGCTTGTCATGCCGACAAAGCCACGAACTATTGTCATCCTCCGGATGCAATAGCGAGGAAGCACGAGTAGCACTTTACTCATGGTTTTGCTtataatagcccttttcacggttagtttttctcatttgcattacaatgtaatctaacgtgggagggaggcaatttcgggttgaaactacaaaatagcccaaaattgcctcacatacatgccagattacattgtaatgcaaatgagaaaaactaaccgtgaaaagggctattctgctcgatttcggccttgctggcatGAGCCCCGTGCGATGGTGAATCATTCAAGGtttaaatgacttaaatgcgtcataaattttggttggtTCGGGGATGTTTTGTTTTGCGGATTTATAGACCACACACATCTTTGTGATGGCTACCCGTAAATTATTAGTTCGGGTAATGAACGACCCCAACAATAAGAgaacttttaaaaaattcaggattGAAGAGTTCCCGGAGATGGATGTACAGAGTACCACGCGAATGCTTGTTGATATGTATGGAGAACACCTTGGTTTCAGTGAGGCAGAAAGGGCTGAAATTGGTTATATCGGctattcaaacaaaaaatttaaaattacatcAAATGATGACCTTCAGAGGGCTTTCGAAAGTGGCGAACTGCACAAGAATCAGCAAGCAGTCTTCTATATATGTAGAAAGCAGGAAGAGAGCGCTTCAAAACGAACTGCCGAAGATGTCGCGCAAGGTAAGTATAACTCTACTGCTGCGTTTTGAGTTCTTCATTTGTTTctataacattaatttttttaacgtttttctTAGGAAAAACAGCCCCAGTGCAAGTGTCCCCAGACGACAGCGAGACAGATTCGGACGATTCCTCGAAAAACAAGAGACCACGAAAACAGTCGAAGGGAAAATCACTGGAAAAAACTATCGAACGACTACGTTCCATCCACGAAGATAAGTGGGGCCTCGGAGAATACAGGCTGTGGGCAACCGCATTGGTAAATTCGAGGAGACGTGAACataaaccattttttttatcatgTATTTCTACGTAGTTTCCACTTGTATGATTTTGGGCTTtcatgttttgaatttttttcaagaagaACAAAGCAAAGCGTAATGAACAAATGTATATTGAATACTCAGGTTTGATGGGAGCTAAGTGCGTTTTTGTTGATCTGTTGGTTAAAGTGGCTTTATGAAAATATTACCATTCAGTGTCATTTCCTTAAAATCGCTGGTCATGAATGGCTCGGGTACTTTTCAGCGTTAATTCAGTGTAACTTTAATTTCCACAGGAAAGGGGACATCACAGTAGTTATCAAGAGCCACCAGACTACCCTGTATTCTCAAATACTTCCAAGAAACGAACCAAAAGCGCATCTGAGCTTACACAAGCATTAACTGAAGTAGCATCTGTATTTCTAAAAAGCAGCAGATCCGACGTATCTTCCCATGCTGAACAGGTAAGTGTCCAAGCTTGTTTGAATTGAATAGTTAAAGATTGATTGACAAAACACATGGGCAACTGTGAGTTTTTTCAAGTCTCCTTCAACGTACTTCTTTTATCGCTTACGTTCTCTAAAACAACTAACAAATAGAttaagaatattttttctttcccaAAGGAAAGAAATGGTTTTATGTTGATTGCGACGTTTTGAGCAACTTTCCAGCTTCCAGTTGGGGCATTCCTGCCATCCGGGATGTCATTCCTTGGTAAACCTTATAAGGCATACAAACAAAGCGTGACTTCTCTTTCACTCGCTTCTACAAGCAAGTAAAGATCAAATTTCCgtccctccctctctccctcCCTGTTTTCTGTCGTTTGCATATAGTGGGTTTGCCCTCACCTTTCCTGGGACTACGCCTTTTAGATTTGGCTTTTCCCATGTTACTATAATGAGTTTTAATAAACGGCCATGCCCATCAGGGCTTGGCTGAAATTTATCCATACACATGATTCAATTACTGTTGTCCTATCAAGCGGAGCTCGCCCTAAGCAACACCTTGCCAACAGTAGTTATCTTTAGGATAAGGAGCATGAAGCttcaagataaaaaaatatgatttttgtcTACATCTGACCTCCTTAGGCATCCGCTGATAAAGCCACATACAACAGGACAGAGCTAT harbors:
- the LOC137976835 gene encoding uncharacterized protein; translation: MNDPNNKRTFKKFRIEEFPEMDVQSTTRMLVDISSFVSITLIFLTFFLGKTAPVQVSPDDSETDSDDSSKNKRPRKQSKGKSLEKTIERLRSIHEDKWGLGEYRLWATALERGHHSSYQEPPDYPVFSNTSKKRTKSASELTQALTEVASVFLKSSRSDVSSHAEQASADKATYNRTELLKQMQMLSELYQSGALSKEEFEEQKKNVLRDISKC